The window CCCAGCCCAAGGCCACCTTCGAATCTCCGATCGATGTCTTTGAGCACAGCCTCAAGCAGGAGCAGCTCGTCACCCAGCAGATCAATGATCTCTATGACGTGGCCGAGCAGGTCAAGGACCACTCCTCCAAGAACCTCCTCCTCTGGTTCCTCAATGAGCAGATCGAAGAGGAAAAAACCGTCCGCGACATGCTCGACCGCCTGAGACTCGCCGGCACAGATCCTGCCAGCCTTCTCGTCCTCGACCGCGAAGCCGCCCAGCGCCAGAGCCCCACCGGCCCTGGCGGTCACGGCCATGGTAAATAACACCTAACTTTGCGTTAGACAAAGCCGGTCCTGAGTCTCCCTCAGGACCGGTTTTTTGTTGTCGTTTTACGCCAGAATGTCCCGCATCACGTGCCCGTGTACATCCGTCAGCCGCACATTGCGCCCGCTGAAAAGGTACGTCAGTTGCTCATGGTCCACCCCCATCAGGTGCAGCACCGTGGCCCACAGGTCATAGACCGTCTGCGGCTTGTCCACCGCCTTGTAGCCGAACTCGTCCGTCTCGCCCAGCGTCGTGCCACCTTTGATGCCGCCACCCGCCATCCAAATGCTGAAGCCATACGGATCATGGTCACGGCCATCACTGCCCTGGGCAAAGGGCGTGCGCCCAAACTCACCCGCCCACACCACCAGCGTGCTGTCCAGCAGACCGCGTGATTTCAGGTCCTTGATCAGGGCCGCGATGGGCTGGTCCACCTGCTGCGCCATCTTGCCGTGGCCGCTCTTCAGCGCCCCATGCTGGTCCCAGGGATTCGCCGCCTGCCCACCGCCGATGTTCTGCGCCAGGCAGCTCAGTTCCACAAAGCGCACCCCGCGCTCCACCAGCCGCCGGGCCAGCAGGCACTGCCGTGCATAGGCCGTGCGGGAGCTTTCAGGGCCGTCCATGCCATACATCTTTTTCGTCGCCTCAGACTCGCCGCGGATGTCGCACAGCTCCGGCACCGCCGCCTGCATGCGCCAAGCCATCTCATAGTTCTGGATCGCCGCCTCCACCTGGCTGTTGGCCCCCAGCTCCCCGAGAAAACTCTGGTCCATTTCGCCAATGAAATCCAGCCGTTGCCGTTGCAGCATCGCCGCCTCACGCGGCTGGATGTTGCGCACCGGCTCGCTGCTGTCCGCCTTGATAATTGAAGCCTGGTGCTGCGCGGGCAGGAAGCCATTGCCAAACAGGCCTACCCCGCCATGCGGAGCCGTCGCACCGCCGCTTTGCAGCACCACATAGCCCGGAAGGTCCTTCGACTCCGTGCCCAGCCCATAGCTCGTCCACGCCCCCGCGCTCGGGTAGCCCACAAAGGGGAAACCCGTGTGCATGAAAAAGTTCCCCTGCGCATGTTCGCTAAACTTCGCCGTCATGCTGCGCACCACCGCCAGCTCATCCGCCACGCTGCCCATGTGGGGGAAAAGATCGCTCACCGGCAGCCCACTCTGCCCGTAGTTTTTAAAAGCCCAGTGCGAAGGCTGGATCACCCCGTCATTGTTAAACTGCGTCCTCGCCGTGGCAAAGGGCGGCGGCTTGCCCGCATACTTTTCCAGCGCCGGTTTCGGATCAAACGAATCCACCTGCGACACCCCGCCGCTCATGTAGCAAAAGATCACGCTGCGTGCCTTCGGCGCGATCTTGCGCGCCCGGTGCACCGCCTGGTCGGCCAGGGCCTGTTCAGCCATCAGCCCGCCCAGGGCGGCCAGCCCAAAGCCCGATGAGGCCCGTGAAAGGATCTGACGACGTGTGAGGTAGGGGTTCATCGCAGGTAGAGGAATTCTTTGAGGTTGATGATGGAAAGAGCCAGGCTTTCCCAGCCCGCCTTTTCAGGGTCGGTCTTTTCGGCATTTTCGGTTAGGCGTGTCAGGCTGCCCATCACTTGGTTCAGCTCATCCTTGGCCCGCGTCATCTCCTGGCGCTGCGCCTCCGTCAGCGCATTCAGCACATCGCGCTCCGTCACCGCCGTGCCTTCCAGATGGCGGGAAAGGGCGATCTCCTTATCCGTCAGCGCCCGGTCATAAAGCCGCGCCCGGAGGATACGCCCGCGCAGCATCCGGTTGCCCCCCGCCGCCCCATGGCGACAGCCCAGCAGCACCTCCGCATCCCCGGCCATGAATTCGCTGGTTTCTTTGTTCGTGTAAGGCTCCCCATAGGGCTGCCCGTCGCGATAGCCCGTCACCTTGCTGCCTTGATACGTGATGGCCACATGCACTGGCCGGCGATCTGCCTCCGTATCCGCCGGCCCGCCGAACTCCTGCGTGCGCCGGTGGTTGTTGCTGCCAGAGAGCCACTCCTGCGGCGCACGCTCAGCGTAAACGATGGCGTCAAAGACACTGCCTCGCCGGTCCTGCAGCGTCATCACCCCGCCGCCCTTCTGGTCCAGCGTGTCCAGCACCACCCAGGCCTCCAGAGTTTTTTCGGTCATGCTTTTGGTTAACGGAAGGCTGCGGGCCAGCGCCGTACGTCCATCCAGGATCAGCGCCCCATCGGCGATCTTCGCGCTCCCTTCCAGCTTCAGCGGCAGCCGTTTCAGCGTATCTTCCGTCCCTTCTTCAAAGGTCCACTCCGCATACGGCAGCGGCGCGTCGGCCGCATTCGCCGCTGGTTTCCCTCCCGCAAGCCTCGCCCGCACCGGCTCCAAGATCGCCTGGAGTCTCCGTTGCAAATCCGCCTGCTTCGTCTCTAGCGCCGCCACCTCCGCCCGCTGCTGCCGGGCGAAATCGGCCGATCTCTCCACGAAGCCCCGGCTCGCCAGCAGCTCCCGCTTTGTCGCCGGGCGGCCCAGCGCCTGCATGAACATGCGATTCACCCGCGCCTCGTCATTCGGCTCCGCCAGCGCACGCCGCGCCCAGTTGCCGCTCCAGTTGATGATCGTCGGATCATTCAGCAGCGCCAGCGACTGCGCAGGCACATTCGTCACGTCCCGCCGTCCTCTTGTGCTCGAGGGCACCGGCATGTCAAAGGAGTTCAGGAACGGCTCCAGGCTGTTGCGGATCACGCCCACATAGATGCTGCGGCGACCATCCTTGCCATACACCGGCTCACCATACATTTGGTTATTCATTTTCCCCGAAAGCATCAGGATGCTGTCACGGATCGCCTCCGCCTCCAGCCGCCGCACCGTCCAGTGGCTCAGCAGCTTGTTTTCCGGGTCCTTCTGCGCTGCCAGCTCCGTCCCCTTGTCGCCCCGCTGAAAGGCCTGCGTCAGCAGCAGCGCCTTCACCGTCGCCTTCAGGCTGCCGCCGCTCTTTTGAAAGTGGGCGGCCAGCGCATCCAGCAGTTCCGGGTGCGAGGGCAGCTCGCCCAGGCGGCCAAAGTTATCCGTCGTCCCCACCATCCCCCGGCCAAACACATGATGCCACAGCCGATTCACCATCACCCGCGAGGTCAGCGGATTCGCCGCATCCGTCAGGCTCTGAGCCAGCTCCAGCCGCCCGCTTCCCTGGGTTTGATACGGCGCGGAATTGATGCCATCCAGAAACCGCCGCGCCACTTTCTCCGCAGGCTGCTTGTGGTCTCCGCGAACAAAAAGTGCGGCATCATAGCTGTCTGCCTCCAGCACCCCAGGGGCGCGTGTCGGCTGGGGCAGCTTCGCCTCCACCTCACGGTAACGCGCCAGCAGTCCCGCCGCCGCAGGCACGCCCTGCACATCATTCGGCAACTTGCCCTGGCGCAGCAGCGCGCCCAACAGCTCCGCCTGCGCATCCGTCATCGTCCCGGCCTGCCACGCAGCCACCGCCTCGCGCGGATCTCCACCCGCCTCGCCACCGGGTGGGGCCTCATCCGTGGCGGTCACAAAGGCCTCCGTGATGCCAAACCAGGAACGCTCATCCTCCTTCGTCTCCGCAGGCATGTCCGCCACCGTCGCCACCTGTAGGAATAGATCATCCCCTTTCCAGTAGTTGAGGTCCAGCTTGTGCCATCCCAGCTTCGCATCGCCTTCATCCTTGAGTTCCTTGGCGCGATGCACCGTGCCCGTGCGCGGATAATTCTGCACCACATACTTGGCCTTCACACCGCCACCACCGGCGACACGCATCCAGAGAAATCCCCCTTCGTTCTTGAACCGTGGCGACATCACCACCGCCCGGTCCTTCGTCGAGATCAGGTCGCTGAAAAGCCCCCCCGGATACACCCGGGCAATGATTCCCTGCCCCTCCGTCTGCACGCTGAATTCCCCCGCCTGAGTCACTCCCTGCTTCACGCCCAGGCCATCCACATGCCACGGCTCCTGGCGTAGATCCCACACCTTCGTGGCTGCTGGTTTCGCCGCCTGTGGAGGCAGCGGCTTCACGGGCAGCTTCTCTGCCGCCTGGCTCCAGGCCGCCGCCATCACTCTTTTGATCTCCTGCTTCAGCTTCACCAGTTCCTCACGTTCAGCCTGGCCGGTCCCCGGCGCATTCACATCCACCACCGCCGGTTTCGTGCTCGTGAAGATGCCATACAGCGAATAAAAATCCGCCTGGCTGATCGCGTCGAACTTGTGGTTATGGCAGCGTGCGCAGGAAACCGTCAGCGCCTGAAAAGTCTTCGTCACCGTGTCCACCTGATTGTCCGTGAAGGTCACCAGCTCATCCAGCGAATCCGTGGGCGAAAAGCCATGCAGCACCATGCGCAACTGGCCGATGCCCAGCGCACTTTCATTCAGGCCGTCCTTGATCCTCGGCTTCGCCAGCAGATCCCCGGCGATGGCCTCCCGCACCATTTGCGGATATCGCACATCGTCATTGAAGGCCCGGATCACATAGTCCCGGTAACGCCACGCATACGGGATGCGCGGATCCCCCTCGCTGCCATAGCTCTCCGCATAGCGCACCCAGTCCAGCCAGTGCCGTGCCCAGCGTTCGCCATAGGCCGGTCTGGCCAGCAGCCGGTCGACCAGCCTCTCATAGGCCTCGGGTGTCTTCTGAAACTCCGCCACAAAGGTCGTCACCTCCTCCGGCGTCGGCGGCAGCCCCGTGAGGATGAAGCTCGCCCGGCGGATCAGCGTCGCCGCATCCGCAGGCGCAGCCGGGGCCAGCCCCTCCTTCTTCAGCCGTTCCAAAAGTTGCCGGTCAATCTCCGCCGCCACGGCCCGCGCCTCTTCGGTCCCCTTCAGCACGCCCGCCTTCACCGGCTGAAAGCACCACCACTGCTTGCGCCGTTCCAGCACCGCACTCCAGTCCGTCTCCTTCGCCAGTTGCTCGGCAGAGGGGGCCTTGTCACGTGGATCATAGGCCCCTTCCGCGATCCACTTTTCAAAGTCGGCGATCACCTGGTCATCCAGCTTCGCGCCGTTCTTCGGCATCTTCAGGTCATCATGCGTGTGCTTGATCGAGTCTAACAACAAGGATGACGCCACATCCCCCGGCTTGATCGCCGCCCCGCTGTCCCCGCCCGCCTGCCAGCCCGCACGTGAGTCCAGCAGCAGCCCGCCCTTTTGTTTGCCCGCCTCGCTGTGGCATTCATAGCACTCCTGCGCCAGCACCGGACGGATGCGGGATTCAAAAAACTCCACCTGCTCAGGCGTCGCGGCTGCCGCAGAACCGCAGGCAACCAGAATGATCCAAGGAAGTCGTTTCATGCCAAAAGCCTCCGCGTGATGTTTTCCGCAGCCTGCATGCAGAGACGCCCCATCTTCTCGAACTGGTCACGCTTCAGGCGAAAGGCCGGAGCCATCACTGTGATCGCCGCCACGGGATAACGATACTCGTCCAGGATCGCCGCCCCCACGCATTGGATGCCCTCCAGCCCTTCCGACAGGTCCAGGGAATAACCACGTTTGCGTACCTTGGCCAGGTCCGCCTCCAGCGCCTCCCGCGTGGCCAACGTCGCCGGGGTAAATTGCTTCAGCGTCACCTGCTCAAAAAACGTCTCCAGTTCCGCTGCGGGCAGATGCGCCAGCACCGCCTTGCCCGGCGCGCAGGAATACATCGGCACCTGCAGGCCCACCGTGCCGCTCACCTTGATCGGCTGGGTGGAGATGCACTGCTCCAGCAGCGTCATCTTGTGGTTCACCCCCGCCAGCAGTTGCACCGTCTCCCCGCTCTCATCGCGCAGCCATTTCAGCGACTCCAGCGCACACACCACCAGGCTTTTTTCCCGCACCTGCGGCCTGGAAAGATCGAAAAGTTTGTTCGTCAAAACGAACCGCTTGTCATCCTCGCGCCGTTGCAGGTAGCCCCGCGCATGCAGCGTGCCCGTGATGCGAAACACCGAGTTCACCGGCAACTCCAGATCTCGCGCGATTTCGGTCAGGCTCAGGCCCGCCCGGTGCCGCCCCAGCAGCTCCAGGATCGCCAGCGTACGCTCCGTCCCCGGAGCGGCGGAATTGTCGTCCAGCAGGATGGCAGAGTCTTCGTCAGAGAGTCGTTTCATTTCTAAATCCAGAAACGTTTCCAGATTTGGAAATCTTTCAAGCCCTCGTTTTTTCCGAAAACACCTCCTCAGTCCCCTCCGCCGCCGCCACCGCCACAACCACCGCAGCCGCTGCTCCCACAGCCAGAGCTGCCCCCGCTGCATCCCGAAGACGACCCGCACCCGCCGCCGCCCGAATCTGAACTGGCGGGTCGATACAAGGCCGAGTGCAGGCTGCTGTACGCAGGCATCTGCAGCGCCCCATAGCCGCCCAGGGCCACCAGCATCGCCACCTGCGCCGGGTCCGCCATCAGCCCTTCTTTTTCCACCTGACTCGGCGTCACCGGCGGGCTCTTTTTAAATTCCTTCCACAGCCGCTCCCCATCCTTCGTCCGCCGCGACAGGTGCGATACCCGCCACAGCAGGATCACCAGGGAAAAGATCAAAAACGCCACCAGGAACCCCACTGGGCGATCCCGCGAAATGCCGACATACACCTTCGCCATTCCCACCAGCATCACCGTCACCAGAGGCAGCGCCGCCAGCCAGCGCAGCCTTCGCAGACCCGGCGTGCTCTCCAGCACTCGCGCTTCAGCCAGCCGCTCCTGCATCTCCTGCATCATCGGTTTCAGGGCCTTGCGCACTTCCGCCGGGCTCACTTTCTCCCGCTCCGGCACCGCCTTCAGCACCCGCACTTCCACCTCGTGCAGATCCTCCGGGATGGGCATGTCAGCCTCCACCCACAGCTTCGCCGGACTTTCGCTTCCATCCACATTCACCAGCTTCAGGCTGTAAAGCGCCGCCAGGGCCGCATCCACCACGCGATCCCCACCGCCCCCCAGAAAGGCGATGTCATAACGGTCCGTCAGCGGCATCATCCGCCGGCTGCCCTGAGCGCGCGCCACCCGTGGCCAAACCAACGATGCAACCAAGGCCAGCGCAAAACACACCACATACCATTTCAAAAACTCCTCGCCCCGCAGGTCCAGCACCTCCATCACCGGCTGGCACCCCACCAGGGCCACCACGCCCAGCATCAGCACCGCCGCCGTCTGCACCACCGCCGTCCGAGGCAGCTTCAGCCACACTGGTTTTGGCAGCAGCCAGTGCCGGGAAACATCCACCCAGCGGCTGCGCATCGGCTGAAATCGCTTCTCCACTGGCGGCCAAATGTCCGCCGGGGCAGCCTGGCCAAACAGGCGCGCATAGCTTTCCAGCGTCCGTTCATACTGGCGGCGAAATTTAGCCTCCTCATCCACCCCGCCCGCCGTCGGCTCGTGATGCAGCGGCCTCCCCAGCACCTCCCGGCACAGCCCGTCCCAGTAGGAGCGCGTGTACACCATGTGCAGATGCCAGGCCTGGTCCACCTCCTCAGACGGCGTCACCGGGTGCCCCGCATGCTGCGTCATCAGCAAAAAGCGCTTGTACTCAAAGATCACCCGTTCAGCAAAGCGGTGACTCCAGCCATTCTCGCGCGCCAGCCGGGCCGCAAAACCGAACACGGCCTGGTTGTCATTGAGCTGGAACCTTTCCAGCTTCTCCCACGTGGCCTGAACTTCAGGCGGGCATTGGATTGAGATCATGCAATTGGATTACCCGCCCATCCTGCCAGACTTCCTCCCGCCACGCACGGACAATTTCCCACCGCTTTTGGAACATCCCCCACTCCGCCAAAAGATCCGCCCCAAAGCCTCCGTTTGATGAATTATCTTTTTCAAATCTAGAAACCCTTCTAAATTTGGAAAATAGATTCAACCACCGTCTTGCCTGAAACTACCCCCATACCCCGGCTCGTACAACGTGATCCCCAAGACGGGAGCCATGGCCGTGAAATGCTTGTCCTGCGCATACACGCGGCACATCATTCGCTGCGCAATGGTGGCGATGAGCACATCATTGGCCGGGGCTGTGATCCCGGCATCTCGCAGCTTCCAGTTGTTGCGGACGGCGGCGACGTAGTCAGCCTCCTTCACTCGCAGGTAGGGCAGGACAGAAAACAGCGCGGACATTTCCTTTCGTTCGTGCTTAAAGGCACCTCCCATGACCTCCAA is drawn from Prosthecobacter algae and contains these coding sequences:
- a CDS encoding ferritin: MNPKLTQLLNEQINNEMSSSYVYLAMAAWFEQTPYMGFASWMFNQSREETMHALKFYQYVVDRDAVVVLQPIAQPKATFESPIDVFEHSLKQEQLVTQQINDLYDVAEQVKDHSSKNLLLWFLNEQIEEEKTVRDMLDRLRLAGTDPASLLVLDREAAQRQSPTGPGGHGHGK
- a CDS encoding DUF1501 domain-containing protein, with amino-acid sequence MNPYLTRRQILSRASSGFGLAALGGLMAEQALADQAVHRARKIAPKARSVIFCYMSGGVSQVDSFDPKPALEKYAGKPPPFATARTQFNNDGVIQPSHWAFKNYGQSGLPVSDLFPHMGSVADELAVVRSMTAKFSEHAQGNFFMHTGFPFVGYPSAGAWTSYGLGTESKDLPGYVVLQSGGATAPHGGVGLFGNGFLPAQHQASIIKADSSEPVRNIQPREAAMLQRQRLDFIGEMDQSFLGELGANSQVEAAIQNYEMAWRMQAAVPELCDIRGESEATKKMYGMDGPESSRTAYARQCLLARRLVERGVRFVELSCLAQNIGGGQAANPWDQHGALKSGHGKMAQQVDQPIAALIKDLKSRGLLDSTLVVWAGEFGRTPFAQGSDGRDHDPYGFSIWMAGGGIKGGTTLGETDEFGYKAVDKPQTVYDLWATVLHLMGVDHEQLTYLFSGRNVRLTDVHGHVMRDILA
- a CDS encoding DUF1553 domain-containing protein; translated protein: MKRLPWIILVACGSAAAATPEQVEFFESRIRPVLAQECYECHSEAGKQKGGLLLDSRAGWQAGGDSGAAIKPGDVASSLLLDSIKHTHDDLKMPKNGAKLDDQVIADFEKWIAEGAYDPRDKAPSAEQLAKETDWSAVLERRKQWWCFQPVKAGVLKGTEEARAVAAEIDRQLLERLKKEGLAPAAPADAATLIRRASFILTGLPPTPEEVTTFVAEFQKTPEAYERLVDRLLARPAYGERWARHWLDWVRYAESYGSEGDPRIPYAWRYRDYVIRAFNDDVRYPQMVREAIAGDLLAKPRIKDGLNESALGIGQLRMVLHGFSPTDSLDELVTFTDNQVDTVTKTFQALTVSCARCHNHKFDAISQADFYSLYGIFTSTKPAVVDVNAPGTGQAEREELVKLKQEIKRVMAAAWSQAAEKLPVKPLPPQAAKPAATKVWDLRQEPWHVDGLGVKQGVTQAGEFSVQTEGQGIIARVYPGGLFSDLISTKDRAVVMSPRFKNEGGFLWMRVAGGGGVKAKYVVQNYPRTGTVHRAKELKDEGDAKLGWHKLDLNYWKGDDLFLQVATVADMPAETKEDERSWFGITEAFVTATDEAPPGGEAGGDPREAVAAWQAGTMTDAQAELLGALLRQGKLPNDVQGVPAAAGLLARYREVEAKLPQPTRAPGVLEADSYDAALFVRGDHKQPAEKVARRFLDGINSAPYQTQGSGRLELAQSLTDAANPLTSRVMVNRLWHHVFGRGMVGTTDNFGRLGELPSHPELLDALAAHFQKSGGSLKATVKALLLTQAFQRGDKGTELAAQKDPENKLLSHWTVRRLEAEAIRDSILMLSGKMNNQMYGEPVYGKDGRRSIYVGVIRNSLEPFLNSFDMPVPSSTRGRRDVTNVPAQSLALLNDPTIINWSGNWARRALAEPNDEARVNRMFMQALGRPATKRELLASRGFVERSADFARQQRAEVAALETKQADLQRRLQAILEPVRARLAGGKPAANAADAPLPYAEWTFEEGTEDTLKRLPLKLEGSAKIADGALILDGRTALARSLPLTKSMTEKTLEAWVVLDTLDQKGGGVMTLQDRRGSVFDAIVYAERAPQEWLSGSNNHRRTQEFGGPADTEADRRPVHVAITYQGSKVTGYRDGQPYGEPYTNKETSEFMAGDAEVLLGCRHGAAGGNRMLRGRILRARLYDRALTDKEIALSRHLEGTAVTERDVLNALTEAQRQEMTRAKDELNQVMGSLTRLTENAEKTDPEKAGWESLALSIINLKEFLYLR
- a CDS encoding IclR family transcriptional regulator, which codes for MKRLSDEDSAILLDDNSAAPGTERTLAILELLGRHRAGLSLTEIARDLELPVNSVFRITGTLHARGYLQRREDDKRFVLTNKLFDLSRPQVREKSLVVCALESLKWLRDESGETVQLLAGVNHKMTLLEQCISTQPIKVSGTVGLQVPMYSCAPGKAVLAHLPAAELETFFEQVTLKQFTPATLATREALEADLAKVRKRGYSLDLSEGLEGIQCVGAAILDEYRYPVAAITVMAPAFRLKRDQFEKMGRLCMQAAENITRRLLA
- a CDS encoding TIGR04222 domain-containing membrane protein, which produces MISIQCPPEVQATWEKLERFQLNDNQAVFGFAARLARENGWSHRFAERVIFEYKRFLLMTQHAGHPVTPSEEVDQAWHLHMVYTRSYWDGLCREVLGRPLHHEPTAGGVDEEAKFRRQYERTLESYARLFGQAAPADIWPPVEKRFQPMRSRWVDVSRHWLLPKPVWLKLPRTAVVQTAAVLMLGVVALVGCQPVMEVLDLRGEEFLKWYVVCFALALVASLVWPRVARAQGSRRMMPLTDRYDIAFLGGGGDRVVDAALAALYSLKLVNVDGSESPAKLWVEADMPIPEDLHEVEVRVLKAVPEREKVSPAEVRKALKPMMQEMQERLAEARVLESTPGLRRLRWLAALPLVTVMLVGMAKVYVGISRDRPVGFLVAFLIFSLVILLWRVSHLSRRTKDGERLWKEFKKSPPVTPSQVEKEGLMADPAQVAMLVALGGYGALQMPAYSSLHSALYRPASSDSGGGGCGSSSGCSGGSSGCGSSGCGGCGGGGGGGD
- a CDS encoding PIN domain-containing protein produces the protein MVLVDSSVWIAAARREGSLEAKVGLKGLLDVYEAALCSPVFLEVMGGAFKHERKEMSALFSVLPYLRVKEADYVAAVRNNWKLRDAGITAPANDVLIATIAQRMMCRVYAQDKHFTAMAPVLGITLYEPGYGGSFRQDGG